A stretch of the Panicum virgatum strain AP13 chromosome 9N, P.virgatum_v5, whole genome shotgun sequence genome encodes the following:
- the LOC120688244 gene encoding calcineurin-binding protein 1-like isoform X2 produces the protein MFSIAAINESDSGGQWEPLAPTKEAQEFALSQKYHEGLLKLQQKDYSKARELLEDVLKDPLISNIQVDNIGSDQHLLQLRFLTLKNLASVFLQQGLEFYDNALHCYLQAVELDSNDSVVWNHLGTLSCSMGLLSVSRWAFEQGLLCSPNNWNCMEKLLEVLIAIRDEVACLSVANLILRSWPSHHRALHVKKTIECAEPVPFAPRGIDILEPTHVTLIFSNKRKSVDDENYQETRTKKSKQCATLQLNEAKWLALLDGILCFLSANSEKADEDKSTNTADRCSGSEDSVKGLAYNMIDVVVSTETIKIVESAGENGNDSHHDGETVPSNDCKTTVKEKDVNSDREHPHERRSTRLERLRSRKSGKDENGSDGKDITHAVTQFLDPFILKGPSAAEKSDFSGNADASNTDTLTYTSDEEANDIKRFLCKISKNFGPHHIGYMLLEEMAHLKVPFQDYFVKLIELDKLTRGWAEDRSELCSLFLAELYYDQALCSGSPSTSSELSDSSYHLCKIIESVALELPFNTSVREIKSTDLDLEMQRSWADVSSSDITEKSNENSDKPVSSDMLSDKKSECDSSSNMNCAFWVRFFWLSGCLSLSSDCKEKAYKEFNIALSILRNGNKDKSCGDVILLPHTKLVKSLTADRILREINLIRLESLLWNNDENINKITHTEFMKLLPPLLLSTKDVYVGNAYGPQRESENVISLELSALDVLISACEKAKPMNIQVYLDSHRRKIQVLTVAAGMVGSVTPPKGKCSSNMDFVEAMNRNRLENVVEAVRDVSRNAGKAKDFIDQCDKSDGQDGWSSLVSIVGDIQSLLLTIMCAAVKIILSRKLSCSGTSYQVDQLESSCLIDAAIAFCKLQHLDPTISIKTQVDLIVAVHDLVAEYGLCCSGKDGEWEEGTFLKFAIKHLMALDVKLKSQLNSNGMEEDAVTKDVKAQDSMVDESSVNDSKQEESELDEIQSCLDSALDQAFFCLYGLKINPDSCSEDDLAVHKNTSRGDYQTKEQCADVFQYVLPYAKALSKTGLVKLRRVLRAIRKHFPQPPYDLLVNNPIDNFLDGPDSCEKVLSEICESNGSREAILNVLFPGERGYEAFKKLSTASSEPYSDVYGNLYFYIAQAEDISATDKHTGFVLKKEGEEFVEQSANIFKYDLLYNPLRFESWQKLSNLYDEEVDLLLNDGSKHISILDWRTNTDLIRRVEMGRRHSRRCLLMSSLLAKTAPEQSEAHELLALVYYDSLQNVVPFYDQRATLPVKDSTWKTFCQNSMKHFEKAFEIKEQWLHAFYLGKLCEKLGHSFSKSFLYYNKAMMLNPTAVDPVYRIHASRLKLLYTEGKQNLEAIQVVADYTYNHSTKENVLSMLGSMTNVSNSSSDLNEKSALDTKAENKFVEPDLLDKVWHILYDDCLLALGTCVEGELKHFHKARYKLAQGLSRRGEAGDLERAKEELSFCFKSSRSSFTVNMWEIDGTVRKGRRKNPNVGGSRKNLEVSLSESSRKFITCIRKYTIFYLNLLEKNRDLWTLEKAYTYLRTDKRFALCLGDIVPLGLGKYLQVLTTAINNPDVRRASGDASIEQLLEKIFSVFMDHANLWADISTIPEVNSPELSESNLYSYIHQYIHLLESDVRLDVLEGLNEKIRKRFKTPKLSNSNFAKICKHASLAWCRCILIKLASITPLPESMDSTNQPAPLSNGLLLYVDLQPDELLISSPDGPAQFKGLDMNWFETLNRIKNIPIKQTSEDNLETAVTLMKSTYNFYRESSCGTFPSGINLYTVTPSHVPIEGLPQAPPVIETLDLSIPRKLLLWVYTLVHGRYSNISSVVKYCDEMKSRSKRGSSAATASQVVQPIPQTKEKSSQVEFTEAAHDANPSTQAAACAPPAYHEAGGASASQSAIDAQKAASAASQLNRSGSSRAMENAPDSMERK, from the exons ATG TTCTCCATCGCAGCCATCAACGAGAGCGACTCCGGCGGCCAATGGGAACCGCTCGCGCCCACCAAGGAAGCTCAG GAATTTGCACTCTCTCAGAAGTATCACGAGGGACTCCTCAAGTTGCAACAAAAAGATTATTCAAAAGCTCGTGAACTTCTTGAGGATGTTCTGAAGGACCCGCTAATATCAAACATTCAG GTTGATAACATTGGCAGTGATCAGCATTTGCTGCAGCTAAG GTTTTTAACATTGAAAAATCTTGCATCTGTTTTCCTCCAACAAGGTTTGGAATTTTATGATAATGCTCTTCATTGTTACCTACAAGCTGTAGAACTTGATTCAAATGATTCAGTTGTCTGGAATCATCTGGGTACCCTTTCTTGTTCAATGGGTTTGCTGAGTGTATCAAGATGGGCATTTGAGCAGGGCCTTCTATGCAGCCCGAACAACT GGAACTGCATGGAGAAATTATTGGAGGTGCTTATAGCAATTCGTGATGAAGTCGCATGCCTTTCTGTAGCAAATTTAATACTTAGGAGTTGGCCATCACATCATCGTGCTTTACATGTCAAGAAGACCATTGAATGTGCTGAACCGGTACCTTTCGCACCTCGGGGTATTGACATACTTGAACCCACACATGTGACACTcatcttttccaacaaaaggAAATCCGTAGATGATGAAAACTATCAAGAAACAAGGACAAAGAAGAGTAAACAGTGTGCTACATTGCAATTGAATGAAGCAAAATGGTTGGCCCTTTTGGATGGTATCCTATGCTTCTTAAGTGCAAACAGTGAGAAGGCCGATGAAGACAAGAGCACAAATACTGCTGATAGGTGTTCAGGCAGTGAGGATAGTGTCAAAGGGCTTGCTTACAACATGATTGATGTTGTCGTATCTACAGAGACAATCAAAATTGTGGAATCTGCTGGTGAAAATGGAAATGATTCACATCATGATGGTGAGACTGTGCCATCTAATGATTGCAAAACTACAGTTAAAGAGAAAGATGTTAATTCAGATAGAGAGCATCCTCATGAAAGGCGGAGCACACGTCTTGAGAGGCTGCGAAGTCGCAAATCTGGAAAAGATGAAAATGGATCTGATGGTAAAGATATAACGCATGCTGTGACCCAGTTTCTCGATCCATTTATACTCAAGGGGCCAAGTGCCGCAGAAAAGTCTGATTTTTCTGGAAATGCTGACGCTTCCAATACTGATACTCTCACCTATACATCCGATGAAGAGGCAAACGACATAAAGAGATTTCTATGCAAGATATCAAAAAATTTTGGCCCTCATCACATTGGTTATATGCTCCTTGAAGAGATGGCTCATCTCAAAGTTCCTTTCCAAGATTATTTTGTTAAGCTCATTGAACTGGATAAACTTACTAGAGGCTGGGCTGAAGACAGATCTGAACTGTGTAGTTTATTTCTAGCTGAACTGTACTATGATCAAGCTTTGTGTTCTGGAAGTCCATCAACATCCTCAGAGCTGTCTGATTCATCTTACCATCTTTGTAAGATCATTGAGTCAGTAGCTCTGGAACTGCCATTCAACACATCTGTCAGAGAAATAAAATCCACTGACTTGGATTTGGAAATGCAAAGAAGTTGGGCAGATGTATCTTCTAGTGATATAACTGAGAAAAGTAATGAAAATTCCGACAAACCTGTTTCCTCTGACATGCTTAGTGATAAGAAATCTGAATGTGATTCTTCTTCAAACATGAATTGTGCGTTCTGGGTTCGCTTCTTCTGGCTGAGCGGTTGCTTGTCCCTTTCATCAGACTGCAAAGAGAAAGCTTACAAAGAGTTCAATATTGCCCTGTCCATCCTAAGAAACGGCAACAAAGACAAAAGCTGTGGAGATGTTATTCTTCTACCTCACACCAAGCTTGTAAAATCGCTGACAGCAGATAGGATTCTTCGTGAAATTAACTTGATCAGGCTTGAATCTTTACTTTGGAATAATGATGAGAATATCAACAAAATAACTCATACAGAGTTCATGAAATTGCTACCTCCACTTTTGCTTTCCACCAAAGATGTCTATGTTGGAAATGCATATGGTCCACAAAGAGAGAGTGAGAATGTCATTTCACTTGAGTTGTCTGCCTTGGATGTCTTAATATCTGCATGCGAAAAAGCAAAACCAATGAACATCCAGGTATATCTTGATTCCCATCGAAGAAAAATTCAAGTTCTTACTGTGGCAGCTGGCATGGTTGGATCTGTTACACCCCCAAAGGGAAAATGTTCAAGTAACATGGACTTTGTGGAAGCAATGAACCGGAACCGCCTCGAAAATGTTGTGGAAGCAGTCAGAGATGTATCTCGAAATGCCGGTAAAGCAAAAGACTTTATCGATCAATGTGATAAGTCT GATGGGCAAGATGGCTGGAGCTCACTAGTGTCTATTGTCGGTGATATTCAATCATTGCTCCTGACAATCATGTGTGCTGCTGTGAAGATAATCCTATCAAGAAAACTCTCATGCTCTGGAACCTCCTATCAGGTTGACCAATTGGAAAGTTCCTGTCTCATAGATGCAGCTATTGCATTTTGCAAGCTCCAGCACCTTGATCCTACGATATCCATCAAAACTCAG GTTGACTTAATTGTCGCAGTCCATGATTTGGTTGCTGAGTATGGGCTCTGCTGTTCCGGAAAGGATGGTGAATGGGAGGAGGGGACATTCCTCAAGTTTGCAATCAAACATCTCATGGCACTAGACGTGAAACTAAAATCACAACTTA ATTCAAATGGGATGGAAGAAGATGCAGTTACAAAAGATGTCAAAGCACAAGACAGTATGGTCGATGAATCATCGGTTAATGACAGCAAGCAGGAAGAATCAG AATTGGATGAGATACAGTCATGTCTTGATAGTGCCTTGGACCAGGCTTTTTTCTGTTTATATGGTCTGAAGATAAATCCGGATTCTTGCAGTGAAGATGATCTCGCAGTGCATAAAAATACAAGCCGTGGTGATTATCAAACAAAAGAACAATGTGCTGATGTGTTTCAATATGTTCTGCCGTATGCAAAAGCACTTTCT AAAACTGGCTTGGTTAAATTACGGAGAGTGCTGCGGGCTATACGTAAACACTTTCCGCAGCCACCTTATGACTTATTGGTTAACAACCCTATTGATAATTTCTTGGATGGACCTGACTCATGTGAAAAAGTACTCTCTGAAATTTGCGAAAGTAATGGATCTAGGGAAGCTATCCTGAATGTACTGTTCCCAGGTGAAAGAGGCTACGAAGCATTCAAAAAACTCTCCACTGCTAG TTCGGAGCCTTACTCAGATGTTTATGGTAACCTGTATTTCTACATAGCACAAGCTGAAGATATAAGTGCCACCGACAAGCATACAGGTTTCGTTTTGAAAAAGGAAGGGGAAGAATTTGTTGAACAGAGTGCCAATATTTTCAAGTATGATTTGTTGTACAATCCGCTGCGGTTTGAAAGCTGGCAGAAGCTTTCCAATCTTTATGATGAG GAAGTTGACCTGTTGCTCAATGATGGTAGTAAACATATAAGCATCTTGGATTGGCGAACAAATACAGATTTAATCAGAAGGGTTGAAATGGGTCGCCGACATAGTCGACGCTGCTTATTGATGAGTTCACTACTTGCCAAAACTGCTCCTGAGCAA AGTGAGGCGCATGAATTGTTGGCTCTTGTCTACTATGATAGCCTTCAAAATGTGGTACCCTTTTATGATCAAAGGGCTACATTGCCAGTCAAGGACTCAACATGGAAGACATTTTGTCAAAATTCTATGAAGCATTTCGAGAAGGCTTTTGAAATCAA GGAGCAGTGGCTTCATGCATTTTACCTCGGAAAACTGTGTGAGAAACTGGGGCATTCCTTTTCGAAGTCATTTTTGTACTACAACAAAGCCATGATGTTGAATCCAACTGCAGTCGACCCTGTTTACAGGATTCATGCATCACGCTTGAAATTACTTTACACTGAAGGCAAACAGAATCTTGAAGCTATACAG GTTGTTGCTGACTACACATACAACCATTCAACAAAGGAAAATGTCTTGAGCATGTTGGGGTCCATGACTAATGTTTCAAATTCATCTTCTGATCTGAATGAAAAATCTGCTTTAGATACTAAAGCGGAAAATAAGTTTGTTGAGCCTGATTTACTTGATAAAGTATGGCACATCCTTTATGATGATTGTCTACTTGCCCTTGGTACTTGTGTGGAAGGGGAGCTCAAGCATTTCCACAAGGCGAGATACAAGCTTGCTCAAGGATTGTCTAGAAGAGGTGAAGCAGGGGACCTGGAACGGGCTAAGGAAGAGCTCTCATTCTGTTTCAAATCTTCTCGGTCTTCATTTACAGTGAACATGTGGGAGATTGATGGCACTGTTAGAAAAGGAAG GAGGAAAAATCCAAATGTTGGTGGATCCAGAAAGAATCTGGAGGTCAGTTTATCAGAAAGTTCACGAAAATTCATTACATGCATAAGGAAGTATACGATATTCTATTTAAACCTGTTGGAGAAGAATAGAGACCTGTGGACTCTTGAGAAAGCATATACATATCTGCGGACAGATAAGCGG TTTGCATTATGTTTGGGTGATATTGTTCCCCTTGGTCTTGGGAAGTACCTTCAAGTTCTAACAACAGCAATTAATAATCCTGATGTTCGCCGAGCTTCTGGTGATGCTTCTATTGAACAATTActtgagaaaattttcagtgtgTTCATGGACCATGCAAACTTGTGGGCTGATATAAGCACTATACCAGAGGTGAACAGTCCAGAATTATCAGAAAGCAATCTTTACAG TTATATCCACCAGTACATCCATTTACTCGAGAGTGATGTCCGATTGGATGTTCTCGAAGGACTAAACGAGAAAATAAGAAAGCGCTTCAAGACACCAAAATTGTCAAACAGCAATTTTGCTAAGATATGCAAGCATGCTTCTCTTGCATGGTGCCGGTGTATTCTCATCAAACTGGCTTCAATCACTCCACTGCCCGAGTCCATGGATTCAACAAACCAGCCTGCTCCATTATCCAACGGCCTCCTTCTTTATGTTGATTTGCAGCCTGATGAGCTTCTTATCTCATCCCCTGATGGGCCTGCTCAGTTCAAAGGCCTTGACATGAATTGGTTTGAGACACTGAACAGAATTAAAAACATTCCCATCAAGCAAACTTCTGAAGATAACTTGGAGACTGCTGTTACGTTAATGAAGAGCACCTACAACTTTTATCGGGAGAGCTCCTGTGGAACATTTCCCTCAGGCATTAATCTGTATACAGTAACTCCATCACACGTCCCTATTGAAGGGCTACCGCAAGCCCCTCCTGTAATCGAGACGCTCGACCTAAGCATTCCAAGGAAGCTCCTCCTGTGGGTATATACCTTGGTTCATGGACGTTACTCCAATATATCCTCTGTTGTAAAGTACTGTGATGAGATGAAG TCCAGAAGTAAAAGAGGAAGCTCTGCAGCGACAGCTTCACAAGTTGTGCAGCCAATCCCACAGA ctAAAGAAAAGAGTTCCCAAGTTGAATTCACTGAAGCAGCACATGATGCAAATCCTTCTACTCAGGCTGCTGCCTGTGCTCCTCCTGCATACCATGAAGCAGGTGGTGCTAGTGCTTCACAAAGTGCCATAGATGCCCAGAAAGCCGCCAGTGCGGCATCTCAGCTCAACCGCAGTGGTTCATCGAGAGCAATGGAAAATGCACCGGACAGTATGGAGAGGAAATAA